Proteins from a single region of Dyadobacter fanqingshengii:
- a CDS encoding GNAT family N-acetyltransferase produces the protein MDLKLDWHFKTFDELNTRELYDILQLRNEVFVVEQKCCFLDLDGKDQKSHHLSGYQDGKLMAFSRIVPPGVSYEYVSIGRIAVSGQGRGMGFGIELLNESIKKVELLYGKSIIRIGAQLYLKTFYGSFGFIQSSDIYLEDDIEHIEMTRQITR, from the coding sequence ATGGATCTGAAATTAGACTGGCACTTCAAGACATTCGATGAACTCAATACGCGCGAACTTTATGATATTTTGCAATTGCGCAATGAGGTTTTTGTGGTGGAACAAAAATGTTGCTTTCTGGACCTGGACGGCAAAGATCAGAAATCACACCATTTGTCGGGCTATCAGGATGGAAAACTAATGGCCTTTTCCCGCATTGTGCCGCCGGGTGTTTCCTATGAATATGTTTCTATCGGCAGGATCGCGGTTTCAGGACAGGGCAGAGGCATGGGTTTTGGTATTGAACTTTTAAATGAATCTATAAAAAAAGTTGAGCTGCTGTATGGTAAAAGCATTATCCGGATAGGAGCCCAGTTATATCTGAAAACCTTTTACGGCTCGTTTGGTTTTATACAATCGAGCGATATTTACCTTGAAGATGACATTGAACACATCGAAATGACGCGTCAAATCACGCGATAA
- the metF gene encoding methylenetetrahydrofolate reductase [NAD(P)H], giving the protein MTKVTEFIRQAEGKTLFSIEIIPPLKGQNINELLNSIEPLMEFKPPFVDVTYHREELIDRVGQDGLIERIPVRKRPGTVGICARLMERFHVDAVPHIICGGFTKDETEDVLIDLHYLGIDNVLVLRGDAEKSAGVFKAKQGGHSYASELVKQVHDMNQGKLLNGETEMWPTNFCIGVAGYPEKHFDATSFDTDYAHLRKKVELGADYIVTQMFFDNQKYFQFVERCRAEGITVPIIPGLKPLATKKQLSVLAQIFHLEFPDELVSEVEKCATDKDVRKVGIEWGIHQCKELIAYGVPVLHFYTMGKSDNVAQIAREVF; this is encoded by the coding sequence ATGACCAAAGTTACCGAGTTCATTCGTCAGGCAGAAGGTAAAACACTTTTCTCCATTGAGATTATCCCACCATTAAAAGGGCAGAACATCAATGAGTTGCTTAATTCTATCGAGCCTCTGATGGAATTCAAACCTCCTTTTGTCGACGTTACCTATCACCGAGAAGAATTAATTGACAGAGTTGGGCAGGACGGTTTGATCGAACGCATCCCGGTTCGGAAAAGACCGGGCACCGTAGGCATTTGCGCAAGGTTAATGGAGCGCTTTCATGTGGATGCAGTCCCGCACATTATTTGCGGCGGCTTTACAAAAGATGAAACCGAAGACGTGCTGATCGATCTCCATTATCTCGGCATTGACAATGTGCTCGTGTTACGCGGCGATGCTGAAAAGTCGGCAGGTGTTTTCAAAGCCAAGCAGGGCGGACATTCCTATGCTTCGGAATTGGTGAAACAAGTGCATGATATGAACCAGGGAAAGCTGCTGAATGGTGAAACGGAAATGTGGCCGACCAATTTTTGCATCGGCGTCGCGGGTTATCCTGAGAAACATTTTGATGCAACGAGCTTTGACACGGATTATGCCCATTTACGCAAAAAAGTAGAGCTGGGCGCTGATTATATAGTAACCCAGATGTTTTTCGATAACCAAAAGTATTTCCAGTTTGTGGAAAGGTGCCGTGCAGAAGGCATTACTGTGCCTATCATTCCGGGCCTGAAACCTTTGGCTACCAAAAAACAACTCTCAGTGCTTGCACAAATTTTCCACCTCGAATTTCCCGATGAACTCGTTAGCGAAGTTGAGAAATGTGCGACGGATAAAGATGTGCGTAAAGTTGGAATCGAATGGGGGATTCACCAATGCAAAGAATTAATAGCATATGGTGTGCCTGTGCTTCACTTTTATACAATGGGGAAATCGGATAACGTTGCGCAGATCGCCAGAGAAGTTTTCTGA
- a CDS encoding heavy metal-binding domain-containing protein: MLVTTTPNIEGKKIIKYIGLVNGEAIIGANFFKDFLAGIRDVVGGRSGSYEQGLREAKSIAIREMMDQAQRLGANAVIGVDIDLETIGGNSSMLMVSANGTAVCFE, translated from the coding sequence ATGCTTGTTACTACTACTCCGAACATTGAAGGCAAAAAGATCATCAAGTACATTGGTTTGGTAAACGGGGAAGCCATCATCGGCGCCAACTTTTTCAAAGATTTCCTGGCCGGGATCCGGGATGTAGTGGGCGGTCGCTCCGGCTCTTATGAGCAAGGCCTGCGTGAGGCCAAAAGCATTGCGATTCGGGAAATGATGGATCAGGCCCAAAGGTTAGGCGCCAACGCCGTAATCGGCGTTGACATTGACCTGGAAACCATTGGCGGGAATAGTTCGATGCTGATGGTCAGCGCGAACGGAACGGCAGTTTGTTTCGAATAA
- a CDS encoding nitroreductase family protein, with translation MEQTVEAVNHVIRTRRSIFPPSYIQKDIPEEVLLTILENANYAPTHKLTEPWRFVVYKGESLNKLAGFFTERYRTVTPPESFSQARYDAAGEKVLKSNVVVLICAELHPDKLPEWEETASVACAVQNMWLTATAYGIGSYWSSPGVLDLLAQFAGIPENQKCLGLYFMGYHDAPEAPARRTPMESKITWA, from the coding sequence ATGGAACAAACAGTAGAGGCAGTAAATCATGTAATCCGTACCAGACGCAGCATTTTTCCGCCCAGTTATATTCAAAAGGACATTCCCGAGGAAGTCCTGCTAACGATTCTTGAAAATGCCAACTATGCCCCAACCCATAAATTAACAGAGCCCTGGCGTTTCGTTGTTTACAAAGGTGAAAGCCTGAACAAGCTTGCCGGGTTTTTCACAGAAAGATATCGCACCGTAACGCCTCCCGAATCGTTTTCGCAGGCAAGATATGACGCGGCAGGCGAAAAAGTGCTTAAATCCAATGTTGTCGTGCTGATCTGCGCAGAATTGCATCCTGACAAGCTTCCGGAATGGGAAGAAACCGCTTCTGTGGCTTGCGCAGTGCAAAATATGTGGCTTACGGCAACTGCTTACGGCATCGGTTCGTATTGGAGCAGCCCGGGTGTGCTGGACCTTTTGGCCCAATTCGCAGGAATTCCTGAAAACCAGAAATGCCTTGGATTGTACTTCATGGGTTACCACGATGCACCGGAAGCGCCGGCACGTCGTACGCCAATGGAAAGCAAGATCACCTGGGCATAG
- a CDS encoding ABC transporter ATP-binding protein: MPWIVLHGLPRCTGSAGTSYANGKQDHLGIVGKDKITLRAQSLTKSFGAKPVLANIDLQLNAGEWLGILGESGSGKSTLLRILGRFQDAEEGKVFFKEQELKPVSGELIPGHESIKLIHQEFELFPNQTVEENIAYSLRFYDAGYRKEKVNELLLVTGLEYVKNQKAKLLSGGEKQRTAIAKALAEQPDVLLLDEPFAHLDNHNRRVLASAIENMRRQQKMSCVFVTHEAADALAWSDRIAVLREGKIIQIGTPQEVYNQPIDSYVAELTGDINWLTDDVNAKQFYIRPEKIKPTKNPEKSRWQGKVEAIRFHGNHWEIRCINAKKEKLSFYRNRMDMEVGQLVHLTYASKDLKRI; this comes from the coding sequence ATGCCTTGGATTGTACTTCATGGGTTACCACGATGCACCGGAAGCGCCGGCACGTCGTACGCCAATGGAAAGCAAGATCACCTGGGCATAGTGGGAAAAGACAAAATTACCCTGCGCGCGCAATCCCTTACAAAAAGCTTTGGTGCAAAACCGGTTCTGGCCAACATTGATTTACAGCTCAATGCGGGAGAATGGCTTGGCATATTAGGCGAAAGCGGGTCGGGTAAAAGCACCTTGCTCCGCATTCTGGGACGTTTTCAGGATGCGGAGGAAGGGAAAGTCTTTTTTAAAGAGCAGGAATTGAAACCCGTAAGCGGCGAGCTCATTCCCGGCCACGAATCCATCAAACTCATTCACCAGGAATTTGAACTTTTCCCTAATCAGACAGTGGAAGAGAACATTGCCTACTCGCTGCGTTTTTATGATGCGGGTTATAGAAAGGAAAAAGTAAACGAACTACTCCTGGTTACCGGTTTGGAATATGTGAAAAACCAGAAAGCCAAGCTTTTGTCGGGAGGCGAAAAACAGCGGACTGCCATCGCCAAAGCATTGGCCGAGCAACCGGACGTTCTGCTCCTCGACGAACCATTTGCGCATTTAGACAACCATAACCGCCGCGTGCTGGCCAGTGCAATAGAAAACATGCGCAGACAGCAAAAGATGTCCTGCGTCTTCGTTACACACGAAGCCGCCGATGCATTGGCCTGGTCGGATCGGATCGCGGTGCTGCGGGAGGGGAAAATTATTCAGATCGGAACGCCGCAGGAGGTTTATAATCAGCCGATAGATAGTTACGTAGCAGAGCTGACGGGCGACATTAACTGGCTTACCGATGATGTGAACGCCAAACAATTTTACATCCGCCCGGAGAAAATCAAACCTACCAAAAATCCTGAAAAAAGCAGGTGGCAGGGCAAAGTGGAAGCAATCCGGTTCCATGGAAACCATTGGGAAATTCGTTGTATCAATGCAAAAAAAGAGAAATTGTCCTTTTACAGAAACCGGATGGATATGGAAGTGGGGCAGTTGGTGCATTTAACTTACGCATCAAAAGACCTCAAACGGATCTGA
- a CDS encoding DUF5686 and carboxypeptidase-like regulatory domain-containing protein: MRNGNEGKNLPHASIQKSGLKRTLLYFVFIVLVAGSKSFSQTTYTIKGKITDASTGDAIPFANVGIKASLSGATTNFDGFYQITFTPPADSILVTYVGYESKSKPIKPDVAEQTIDIQLSPGTLQLREVKIFAGENPAYAIMRKIVAGKNKNNTDELDAYEYESYNKIQIDIDNLSDKFRNRKSVKKMTHIVDKYDEVKGENGETIIPIFISESVSDVYYRRNPKKKKEIINKTKVSGVGLTDGSLVSQVIGSSFQQYNFYNNWLNILDKDFVSPIADSWKVYYEYYLSDSVKNGDKYDYQIDFEPKHEQDLAFTGSFWVDGDTYALTQMDVNVGKRANLNFIEKIKIQQSYEFFEEQNEWVTSKTRVLIDVDEPTKQTAGMLLKFYSANSKYKINNPRDPKFYDTAIELKEDYMQHDSTFWQKSRPEALSSAELLSFQLVDSLKVLPVVKTYTEILNIFVNGYKRIDKWNIDVGPYLFLYANNNIEGHRVRLGFKTDPGFSRKWIFNGYGAYGTKDKEFKYGAGMDYIFDRKPWTVGGISYSKDLERLGLSAETIGPNTLFGAFSRFGTFRRAYWQEDISAYFKRELVKGLTGSIQIRHRDFRPLFPFTYRTNPEAGIESPVKSTFDITEINLETRLASKETFLQNDNERISMGNGNSPAFTLRYTLGIRNFLGGDFNYNKFSFNIKQSFRFGVIGRTYYNVTFGLIPSTLPYPLLYTPLGNESLFYVDNAFNLMRYFEFMSDRYVSLRMEHNFEGFLLNRIPAIKKLKLRMLATGKLFYGSVSDANLELSTTQDESGNEVQVFNKLKDLPYIELGYGIDNILKFGRVDFVHRLTYLKNPNVTPFAVKISFWFSL; this comes from the coding sequence ATGAGAAATGGGAATGAGGGAAAAAATCTGCCACACGCATCGATTCAGAAATCCGGCTTGAAAAGGACATTATTATACTTCGTCTTCATTGTGCTGGTTGCCGGCAGCAAGTCTTTTTCGCAGACCACCTACACAATTAAAGGGAAAATCACAGATGCGTCGACAGGGGATGCCATTCCCTTTGCCAATGTTGGGATAAAAGCTTCATTATCAGGCGCCACAACCAACTTCGACGGATTTTACCAGATAACATTTACCCCACCCGCAGACTCTATCCTGGTTACTTATGTAGGTTATGAGAGCAAAAGCAAGCCCATCAAACCCGATGTAGCCGAGCAAACCATTGACATACAACTTTCCCCGGGAACGTTGCAATTGAGAGAAGTGAAAATCTTTGCGGGCGAAAATCCGGCTTATGCGATCATGCGCAAGATCGTGGCCGGAAAGAATAAAAACAATACAGATGAACTTGACGCCTACGAATACGAGAGCTATAACAAGATCCAGATTGACATTGATAACCTTTCCGATAAATTCAGGAACAGGAAGTCTGTCAAAAAAATGACGCATATCGTTGATAAATACGATGAAGTCAAAGGCGAAAATGGCGAAACGATCATTCCGATCTTCATATCCGAGTCTGTATCAGACGTTTATTACCGACGCAATCCAAAGAAAAAGAAGGAGATCATTAACAAGACAAAAGTTTCAGGCGTTGGTTTGACGGACGGGAGTCTCGTTTCCCAGGTGATCGGATCTTCGTTTCAGCAGTATAATTTTTACAATAACTGGCTGAATATCTTAGACAAAGACTTTGTTTCTCCCATTGCAGACAGCTGGAAAGTTTACTACGAATACTATCTGTCCGACAGTGTAAAAAACGGGGACAAATACGATTATCAAATTGATTTTGAGCCAAAACACGAGCAGGATCTGGCATTTACGGGTTCATTCTGGGTGGACGGCGACACGTACGCGTTGACGCAAATGGACGTGAATGTAGGTAAGCGCGCGAATTTAAATTTTATTGAAAAGATCAAGATTCAGCAATCCTATGAGTTTTTTGAAGAACAAAATGAATGGGTAACTTCCAAAACGCGCGTGCTGATCGACGTGGATGAACCCACGAAGCAAACCGCGGGAATGTTATTGAAGTTTTATTCGGCCAATTCAAAATACAAGATCAACAACCCGCGCGATCCCAAATTTTACGACACGGCTATCGAGCTGAAAGAAGATTACATGCAGCACGATTCCACTTTCTGGCAAAAAAGCCGCCCGGAAGCGCTGAGCTCTGCCGAACTCCTTTCATTTCAACTGGTTGACTCGCTCAAAGTGCTACCCGTCGTGAAAACTTATACGGAAATCCTCAACATTTTTGTAAACGGCTACAAGCGCATCGACAAATGGAACATTGACGTCGGCCCGTATTTATTTCTTTATGCCAATAACAACATTGAAGGTCACCGCGTCAGACTAGGCTTTAAAACGGACCCGGGTTTCAGTAGAAAATGGATTTTCAATGGCTACGGAGCATATGGAACCAAGGATAAGGAATTCAAATATGGCGCCGGAATGGACTATATCTTCGACCGAAAACCTTGGACCGTTGGCGGCATTTCCTATTCCAAAGATTTGGAACGACTAGGCCTTTCCGCTGAAACAATAGGGCCAAATACATTGTTTGGGGCTTTTTCCAGATTTGGGACGTTTAGAAGAGCCTACTGGCAGGAGGACATTTCCGCCTATTTCAAAAGGGAACTGGTGAAAGGTTTGACGGGCAGCATTCAAATTCGCCACCGCGATTTCAGGCCGCTATTCCCTTTCACTTACCGGACAAATCCCGAGGCGGGGATTGAGTCTCCGGTGAAAAGCACATTTGATATAACCGAAATAAATCTCGAAACGCGGCTGGCCAGTAAGGAAACATTTCTCCAAAATGACAATGAGCGTATTAGTATGGGCAACGGAAACTCGCCGGCTTTTACATTGCGTTACACATTGGGAATCAGGAATTTCCTGGGCGGGGATTTTAATTACAACAAATTCTCGTTCAACATTAAGCAAAGCTTCCGTTTTGGCGTCATTGGCAGGACTTATTATAATGTTACATTCGGTCTGATCCCCTCTACACTGCCCTACCCCTTGCTTTATACGCCGCTCGGAAATGAGTCGCTTTTTTATGTTGATAATGCATTCAACCTCATGCGTTACTTTGAATTCATGAGCGACCGATATGTTTCACTACGTATGGAACACAATTTCGAAGGTTTTTTATTAAACAGAATTCCTGCGATCAAAAAACTCAAACTGCGGATGTTGGCAACCGGAAAACTGTTTTACGGAAGCGTAAGTGATGCAAATCTTGAATTATCTACAACGCAGGATGAGTCGGGCAATGAGGTTCAGGTTTTTAATAAGCTGAAAGATTTGCCTTACATCGAGCTTGGTTACGGAATTGACAACATTCTTAAATTCGGGCGGGTGGATTTCGTGCACAGGCTTACCTATCTTAAAAATCCGAATGTCACGCCGTTTGCAGTGAAGATCTCGTTCTGGTTCAGCTTGTAA
- a CDS encoding SanA/YdcF family protein: protein MVFILLCNLWVVYCTRQYNYFSIENLPSNDVALVLGTSRNSEKGKENLFFKYRMEATARLFKEGKIKYVILSGNNDSQYYNEPLDMQRALLNLGIPENVMTLDYAGFRTFDSIIRCKEVFNQDNFTIISQNFHNARALYIAHNEGINAISFAAQDVPDGYSLRTLVREYLARPKAVLDVHILRPAADVTSNNEIRKK from the coding sequence ATGGTTTTTATCTTGCTTTGTAACCTTTGGGTTGTCTATTGTACAAGGCAGTATAATTACTTTTCAATCGAAAACCTGCCATCGAATGATGTTGCGCTGGTTTTGGGCACCAGCAGAAATTCGGAAAAAGGAAAGGAAAATCTTTTTTTTAAATACCGGATGGAAGCGACGGCCAGGCTCTTTAAAGAAGGCAAGATCAAATATGTAATTTTAAGCGGAAATAATGATTCACAATACTATAATGAACCGCTTGATATGCAAAGAGCGTTACTGAATCTTGGGATTCCCGAAAATGTGATGACGCTGGATTATGCCGGGTTCAGGACCTTTGATTCCATTATCCGTTGCAAAGAAGTTTTTAATCAGGACAACTTTACCATTATTTCGCAGAATTTCCATAATGCAAGAGCACTATATATAGCACACAATGAGGGGATTAATGCCATATCCTTTGCAGCGCAGGATGTGCCGGACGGTTATTCACTACGCACATTAGTCCGCGAATATCTGGCGCGACCGAAGGCTGTTTTGGATGTGCATATTCTGCGTCCGGCGGCAGATGTTACCTCAAATAATGAGATCAGAAAAAAATGA
- a CDS encoding DNA gyrase/topoisomerase IV subunit A codes for MDENGATPDVEDSGLHDKLPISGLYESWFLDYASYVILERAVPAVEDGLKPVQRRIMHALNEMDDGRFNKVANVVGSSMQYHPHGDASIYDAIVNIGQKELLFDTQGNWGDIRTGDGAAAARYIEVRLSRFAKEIVFNDDTTEWQLSYDGRKREPVTLPVKFPLLLSLGVEGIAVGLSTKILPHNFCELIEASINILQGKDVIVYPDFLTGGQIDISNYNDGHRGGKVRVRARIEEEDKKMLVIRDIPFGTTTTSIIDSIIKANDTGKIKIRKVVDNTAAEVEIQVHLAPGVSPDITMDALYAFTECEVSISPNACIIIADKPHFVGVTEILKYNTGQTVHLLQRELEIKRLALLEKILYGSLEKIFIENRIYRDIEECETFEAVIRTIDKGLEPYKPQFYREITDDDIVELTEIKIKRISKYDGYKADELMKKWQEELAETEDNLVHITRFAIEYYKDLLKKYGKGRGRKTEIRAFNQISANIVAANNQKLYVNRAEGFIGYGLKKDEFVTDCSDIDDIIVFKSDGKCLVTKIQEKVFVGKDIIHCAVFVKNDERMVYNLVYVDGKTGVSYIKRCQITAVTRDREYELTQGTPKSKITYFTANENGEAEIIAVSLSAQSKAKVKQFDFNFADLLIKNRSAMGNILTKYPVRKIILKQAGRSTLGGVDMWFDPIIGRLNRDERGEYLGNFGPSDSILVIYKEGSYELTNFDLTNHYVSNEVLLVKKFDPKMAITALYYDGGQKNHFIKRFNIETSTRDKKFLFISDAKNSKLLLASTDKRPRLEVVLPKTATKEQSKEEYLIEEMVDVRGWRAMGNKLPTDKFKDVRWLEPLPEPEDDVVTLAEVADEDVGDGEVTDGDMVDGEVMDGETVDGDAVDGEIADAEENEDPATESNTQQKSPKDAPFPTPGLQSGETSESAPKEGNPADADEPETSEEDPKPEVKSKKEPKKGKDQKNQLGLF; via the coding sequence ATGGACGAAAACGGAGCTACGCCTGACGTAGAAGATAGCGGATTGCACGATAAACTGCCCATTTCGGGACTATATGAAAGTTGGTTTCTTGATTATGCATCTTATGTAATTCTGGAACGAGCGGTTCCAGCTGTTGAAGATGGCCTAAAACCCGTTCAAAGGCGCATTATGCATGCTTTGAACGAGATGGACGACGGCCGTTTCAACAAAGTTGCCAATGTTGTGGGTTCTTCCATGCAATATCACCCGCACGGAGATGCTTCCATTTACGACGCTATTGTAAACATTGGCCAGAAAGAATTGCTTTTTGACACCCAGGGAAACTGGGGTGACATCCGCACGGGCGACGGCGCTGCGGCGGCGCGTTATATAGAAGTACGTTTGTCGCGCTTTGCCAAAGAAATTGTTTTTAATGACGATACAACCGAGTGGCAACTTTCCTATGACGGACGTAAGCGCGAGCCGGTAACATTGCCGGTAAAATTTCCTCTCCTGCTCTCACTCGGTGTTGAGGGAATTGCGGTGGGCTTGTCTACCAAAATCCTCCCGCATAATTTCTGCGAGCTGATTGAAGCTTCAATCAACATTCTGCAGGGGAAGGACGTGATCGTTTATCCTGATTTCCTGACGGGCGGGCAAATTGACATTTCCAATTATAATGACGGTCACCGGGGCGGAAAAGTGAGGGTTCGCGCGCGGATCGAGGAAGAGGACAAAAAAATGCTCGTCATCCGTGACATTCCGTTCGGGACAACGACCACTTCCATTATTGATTCCATCATTAAGGCCAATGATACGGGGAAAATCAAGATCCGCAAAGTGGTGGATAACACGGCTGCGGAGGTTGAAATCCAGGTGCATCTGGCGCCGGGTGTTTCGCCTGATATTACAATGGACGCGCTTTATGCATTCACCGAATGTGAGGTTTCCATTTCGCCCAATGCCTGTATCATCATTGCCGACAAGCCGCATTTTGTCGGGGTAACCGAGATTTTAAAATACAACACAGGCCAGACGGTTCATTTGCTGCAACGCGAGCTTGAAATCAAGCGGTTGGCATTGCTGGAAAAGATCCTTTATGGCTCTTTGGAAAAAATATTCATTGAAAACCGCATTTACCGCGACATTGAGGAATGCGAAACTTTTGAGGCCGTAATCCGGACCATTGATAAAGGGCTTGAACCCTATAAGCCGCAATTCTACCGCGAAATTACGGACGACGACATTGTTGAGCTGACCGAAATCAAGATCAAGCGTATTTCAAAATACGATGGTTACAAGGCTGACGAGTTAATGAAAAAGTGGCAGGAAGAATTGGCTGAAACCGAAGATAACCTGGTGCATATCACGCGTTTTGCTATTGAGTATTACAAGGATTTGCTCAAAAAATATGGCAAAGGCCGTGGTCGCAAAACCGAGATCCGCGCATTCAATCAAATCTCTGCGAACATTGTGGCGGCCAATAACCAGAAGCTCTATGTAAACCGAGCAGAAGGATTTATTGGTTATGGACTCAAAAAGGATGAATTCGTAACAGACTGCTCGGACATTGACGACATTATTGTTTTCAAATCCGACGGAAAATGTTTGGTAACTAAAATTCAGGAAAAGGTTTTTGTTGGCAAAGACATTATTCACTGTGCGGTTTTTGTTAAAAACGATGAACGCATGGTTTATAACCTCGTTTACGTCGATGGTAAAACGGGCGTTTCGTACATCAAAAGATGCCAGATTACCGCCGTAACCCGAGACCGCGAGTACGAGCTTACACAGGGAACACCCAAATCAAAAATCACTTACTTCACCGCCAATGAAAATGGTGAAGCTGAGATCATTGCAGTAAGCCTTTCGGCGCAAAGCAAGGCAAAAGTGAAGCAGTTCGACTTCAATTTCGCCGATCTGCTGATCAAGAACCGCAGTGCGATGGGTAACATTCTGACCAAATATCCGGTCAGGAAAATTATATTAAAACAAGCCGGGCGCTCCACCTTAGGCGGCGTGGATATGTGGTTTGACCCGATCATAGGACGTTTGAACCGGGACGAAAGAGGCGAATATCTGGGCAATTTCGGTCCTTCCGACAGCATTCTGGTCATTTACAAAGAGGGTTCTTATGAGCTCACGAATTTTGACCTTACCAATCATTATGTGTCCAATGAAGTACTGCTTGTCAAGAAGTTTGATCCAAAAATGGCGATAACAGCGCTTTATTACGACGGTGGTCAGAAGAATCATTTTATCAAACGCTTCAACATTGAGACTTCCACGCGGGACAAAAAATTCCTGTTCATCAGCGATGCTAAAAACAGTAAGTTACTGCTGGCCAGCACAGATAAGCGTCCGAGACTCGAAGTTGTTTTACCAAAAACTGCCACCAAAGAACAATCAAAAGAAGAATATCTGATTGAAGAAATGGTCGATGTACGCGGGTGGCGGGCGATGGGAAACAAGCTCCCTACTGATAAATTCAAGGATGTACGCTGGCTGGAACCGCTGCCGGAGCCTGAGGATGACGTTGTAACATTAGCAGAAGTTGCTGATGAAGATGTTGGGGATGGAGAAGTTACGGACGGCGACATGGTGGATGGTGAAGTTATGGACGGCGAGACTGTGGATGGAGACGCTGTGGATGGAGAGATTGCAGACGCGGAAGAAAACGAAGACCCAGCAACCGAATCCAACACCCAGCAAAAGAGTCCAAAGGACGCACCATTTCCTACCCCCGGACTTCAGTCCGGAGAGACCAGCGAAAGCGCTCCGAAAGAGGGCAACCCCGCTGACGCCGATGAGCCGGAAACAAGTGAAGAGGACCCAAAACCAGAAGTAAAGTCAAAGAAAGAACCAAAAAAAGGGAAAGATCAGAAAAACCAGCTCGGCCTTTTTTAA
- a CDS encoding NUDIX hydrolase, with the protein MATLGSFSLFIDALTQKLKYPLPGESAHRIMQASTKLRLTFKPNARTRKSAVLVLFYPYKNEIYFPLILRPAYDGVHSGQVAFPGGRFELTDENLIRTALREAQEEIGLRLNDVKILGILTELFIPASNFYVLPVIATMPYRPDFYPDPREVEDIFEIKLEEISDIEIIGSSDIQVRGEQVHAPHYTVQGYKIWGATAMMISELLTVLNAPEGDLES; encoded by the coding sequence ATGGCCACTTTGGGATCTTTTTCCTTATTTATTGATGCACTCACACAAAAACTGAAATATCCGCTGCCCGGGGAATCAGCGCACCGGATCATGCAGGCTTCCACAAAACTCCGACTGACATTCAAGCCCAACGCCCGCACCCGTAAAAGTGCCGTTTTGGTTTTATTTTATCCTTACAAAAACGAAATCTATTTCCCATTAATCCTTCGCCCGGCCTACGACGGCGTGCATTCCGGCCAAGTTGCTTTCCCTGGCGGACGCTTTGAGCTTACTGATGAAAACCTCATCCGCACAGCATTGCGCGAAGCGCAGGAGGAAATCGGTCTTCGGCTGAATGACGTTAAAATATTGGGCATCTTAACCGAATTATTCATCCCCGCGAGCAATTTCTACGTATTACCCGTCATCGCAACGATGCCTTACCGTCCCGACTTTTACCCCGACCCGCGCGAGGTGGAAGATATTTTTGAGATCAAATTAGAAGAAATTTCTGATATTGAAATTATCGGTTCCAGTGACATACAAGTCCGTGGCGAACAGGTCCATGCGCCGCATTACACGGTACAGGGATACAAAATATGGGGCGCAACAGCCATGATGATCAGCGAACTTCTGACCGTCCTGAACGCACCCGAAGGAGACCTTGAAAGCTAG